One Neovison vison isolate M4711 chromosome 2, ASM_NN_V1, whole genome shotgun sequence genomic window carries:
- the C2H10orf62 gene encoding uncharacterized protein C10orf62 homolog: MLWKQRKKRGKIFLVPSQEGQEPPEGHRAKNENWIKSHFSRLSEEKLASCSSSTAPPPESGSGKASTTVRVETVTTRQGEVGTAVHREAFATKQRLSGASVTKETHRESGKSSSTDAATWAAVAACTKEIDNLGQQLANSMLQRAMTYQNSGHLESKDINQEELKALEEVELKLKGNFLMQRDTAVAGLNHTHTFHGHGPHGHQGYQSHQSHSLPNRSQQTYHPFEAT; the protein is encoded by the coding sequence ATGCTgtggaagcagaggaagaagagagggaagatatTCCTTGTGCCCTCACAGGAGGGGCAGGAGCCACCAGAAGGTCACAGAGCAAAGAATGAGAACTGGATTAAATCGCACTTTAGCCGCCTTTCCGAGGAGAAGCTGGCCTCCTGCAGCAGCAGCACCGCGCCTCCCCCTGAGAGCGGCAGTGGGAAGGCCAGCACCACGGTGCGCGTGGAGACCGTCACCACCAGGCAAGGCGAGGTGGGCACAGCCGTGCACCGGGAGGCCTTCGCCACCAAGCAGAGGTTGTCTGGCGCCTCGGTGACcaaagagacacacagggagTCGGGCAAATCCTCGTCCACCGACGCGGCCACgtgggctgctgtggctgcctgcacCAAGGAGATTGACAACCTGGGACAGCAGCTGGCTAACTCCATGCTGCAGCGCGCCATGACGTACCAGAACTCAGGCCACCTGGAGTCCAAAGACATCAACCAGGAGGAGCTGAAGGCCCTTGAGGAGGTGGAGTTGAAGCTGAAGGGGAACTTCCTCATGCAGCGAGACACCGCGGTAGCTGGCCTGAACCACACGCACACCTTCCACGGCCATGGTCCCCACGGCCACCAGGGTTATCAGAGCCACCAGAGCCATAGTCTGCCCAACCGTAGCCAGCAGACCTACCACCCCTTTGAAGCCACCTAA
- the HOGA1 gene encoding 4-hydroxy-2-oxoglutarate aldolase, mitochondrial — MLGRGIWSSVRQGLSRGLSRKVGAWALGEGRRVDIAGIYPPVTTPFTATAEVDYEKLEENLHKLGTLPFRGFVVQGSNGEFPFLTSSERLEVVSRVRQAMPKDKLLLAGSGCESTQATVEMTVSMAQVGADVAIVVTPCYYRGRMSSAALIHHYTKVADLSPIPVVLYSVPANTGLDLPVDAVVTLSQHPNIVGIKDSGGDVTKMGLLVHKTRRQDFQVLAGSAGFLLASYAVGAVGGVCALANVLGAQVCQLERLCLTGQWEDAQKLQHRLIEPNTAVTRRFGIPGLKKTMDWFGYYGGPCRAPLQELSPTDEEALHMDFSSNGWL; from the exons ATGCTGGGCCGTGGAATCTGGTCCTCTGTGAGGCAGGGGCTGAGCAGGGGCTTGTCCAGGAAAGTGGGGGCCTGGGccttgggagaggggaggagggtggacaTTGCAGGCATCTACCCCCCTGTGACCACCCCCTTCACTGCCACGGCAGAGGTGGACTATGAGAAACTGGAGGAGAATCTGCACAAATTGGGTACCTTACCCTTCCGAG GCTTCGTGGTCCAGGGCTCCAATGGCGAGTTTCCCTTCCTGACCAGCAGCGAGCGGCTGGAGGTGGTGAGCCGAGTCCGCCAGGCCATGCCCAAGGACAAACTCCTGCTAGCCGGCTCCGGCTGCGAGT CCACTCAAGCCACCGTGGAGATGACTGTGAGCATGGCCCAGGTTGGGGCTGATGTTGCCATCGTGGTGACCCCTTGCTACTATCGTGGCCGCATGAGCAGCGCGGCCCTAATTCACCACTACACCAAG gTCGCTGACCTCTCCCCCATTCCTGTGGTGCTCTACAGCGTCCCAGCCAACACGGGGCTGGACCTGCCCGTGGATGCGGTGGTCACGCTCTCCCAGCACCCAAACATCGTGGGCATCAAGGACAGTGGTGGTGAC GTGACCAAGATGGGGCTGCTGGTTCACAAGACCAGGAGGCAGGACTTCCAGGTGTTGGCTGGATCGGCTGGCTTCCTGCTGGCCAGCTATGCCGTGG GAGCCGTGGGGGGCGTGTGTGCCCTGGCCAACGTCCTGGGGGCTCAGGTGTGCCAGCTGGAGCGACTGTGCCTCACGGGGCAATGGGAAGATGCCCAGAAACTGCAGCACCGCCTCATTGAGCCGAACACTGCG GTGACCCGGCGCTTTGGGATCCCCGGCCTGAAGAAGACCATGGACTGGTTTGGCTACTACGGAGGCCCCTGCCGTGCCCCCTTGCAGGAGCTGAGCCCCACGGATGAGGAGGCGCTGCATATGGACTTCAGCAGTAATGGCTGGCTctga